The following DNA comes from Nicotiana sylvestris chromosome 10, ASM39365v2, whole genome shotgun sequence.
AAGAAATCTGGAAGGCAGAAGTAGCAAATTGTGAACACTCTTACTGCTATTTGTGATCGACATGAAACAGCACTAAATTCAGGACAGCAACAGCTAATTGAAAACAGTCCATAGTCAGTAATTTAGGTGCCAAAAGATGGACAGCAACACAAGGATAGAGTTTGGCTCGACGCGATGCAACAGCGAAATGGCACAAATGTACTGAAGCCAACTCGATTGTAGTGCTAGACGTAAATAAATCTGGGCAGCAACAGATTGATCCAAACAATTATGGTCGAAAAGCAATAACAATGTCCAAATTGGCATCGACTTTGACATATGCTGGACAGCAACAACTTATTCCAGCTGATAGCCCTATAGGTATCGACAAGTTACAGCACCAACATCTGGACAGAAGCAAATTGTAGTTGCTACAATCAGTCAAGTTATGTCAGACAATGAGAGAATTTATTTGGAATCACAGCTGAGTGCCAATGCTCCAAAATCTGTGAATTTGGGGATAGACGTCAATTTAGCAAGAGAGGACGATCCAATTTTTGCACTTTGTAGGCAACAGGATTTATCACCATCGCGCATCGGACCAAATCACAACATTTGTAAAAGAGATAAAAGTTGGGAAGGCAAGGTGAGTGACGAAGGAATtgttaggcgacctccaatgagagttgccaaacaaaagcagGCTGCTCCAACTACTTCTACGAGGTCCAACCGTTCAAAAAGGAAATGATGATTTTTTAATACATTTTGCACACGGTTGAGGGAATTgacaaagaattacaaattgaagattTTACAAGTTTGGAAAAGAAGGGACAAGAATCAAATGGGTACTACATTTTATTTTACCACTTTCTTAGTATCCTCatctgtaatatcatcacagagtatgttataaactctgtgatgatcatagaatatttggtcctttcaagttcatattttttacatgcttgttagTTCGCGAGGTTATTGtatgcctcaataggattagtaaggtaaggtttagcccggtttgtgttgccttggtcctatgcctttgtaaattatccacacggctatgagattatatgccctcgtgagacgttGCCGACAGcaacaccatgaatcctctacatgaggctgtcatcataaggcagtgtgaggcgcagaggagtgattatatagccaaggcatttgtgtaacaataccggtgctattgtcccccttatttctactcttcctaattgttgtatttttatttttcttttattaataaaaaattagccctaggcgcttgcctagcggattgctaaaaaaaatatacatatataaagaatcagttatttttttttaaaaagaagttccgaaaaccctaattttaaaagGAGgtgaaaacacttgaaatcaaaaactcttgtaaagaatctcaaggacagtgtaaaatactaaagaaataaactcaaatcatcctagatttgtacagatctaggaggtatAGAAAAAATTAGGATTTCAAAAGAAACCCGTATAGAGATGAAggaacctgtctagaatcccaaggatcgtaacaaatacaacatgattttgccTTGAAATCAtactggagtagccaagaacaggtAGGTGaaaaaccctagatgcaagtcggcatcgtcctgggcccttgaagaccttagagaaggcaggcATGGCaggagagaagccattggaggcgtGGGAGACGATGAGAAGTCACTAGAGATGACCAGAGATGGAAGGTCGGCGGTTAAAAGTCTAGGGTTAGGTTGTGAGTGTACTGAGAGTAGAGAGGATTTTAGGGAGGCGGTATGtggaaaatgattagggttgggggtGGTTTAGAATTAAAAAAAGGCAAGAATCAATATGGGCCATTAATCTTTCAAATCAACCGCCATGATCTAATTGGTTCTGGGTCAGGTAGGTGTATTTAGGGTTTGGGTCAGGTAATATGGCCTGAAATTGGGCTGGTTATTGGGTTTAATTGAGCATAATTGAAATccaatttggctaagttttaaatagcgaatttaacactatataatttataataaaataataaattatttctaaaaataattttatgtactaaaatgatttaaaatagatatttaacattttaaaaatatagaagatcgttttatgcatataaaacataattgtaCATTAATAGtgctaatattacaattatacgcacattagctttaaaaatgcaaaatgcaattataaaaatgcactaaaaatattttaacaatattttggcataaatataaaatttaGATGACTACGTTACCACAACAATattttgagggataattattgggtattttatgagtaaaatgggaggaaataaatcaatttaaaacatttaaaattatagaaaaactataaaaaccttgtgcatgcttatatgaatatatatgctattttgaaggtatttatgcatatgaaaaatatataggaaaaaattggatatcaacaactgcccctctttacccgagaaggatgaaagagtttacgggtaaagaaatgatgtccaattttgaccggatgggatgcTTTGAAAGATAGGGGTCGGACTCCGGTCttcgagctgcctacatatccataGTTTTACATGAATTAGGACATGTGTAGTTCTGGCTTCAcctgcggaatatgccgatgaaattactgCGAGAACAGACACGCGATGCCAAAGCGGCTTTGGTGAGCGGTTAAAGCTCGGTACGGTTGAAGGAACTGGAAcgagatcgctcctgctaggatagtagTTGTTTACTgattacctgcagataaaagatgccacaaacatgtatttgcgaaaatttaaacatgatgcaaattcccgttggaccatgaaggttgtcttcagacggttaaagatgacatcctcagaccatgacgtcctgggccatgaattgtttagtgagggatttgcaagccatgaaatgatattCTTGGACCATGAatatggtgcctccaaaccatgatacctttgaataatgatatgcaagtttgagagatcctcaggccatggcatagtgtcttctggctatgaggatgatgcctttatactatgacgccttcggatatattggcgatatttcatcccatgatatgcaataatcaTGGTGTTAtcaagacaatgcttagtcttgtgaaatggatggcagagcttagcccgattgaaaagcaaataaagagtactagaaatagagcaatattcatGCAAAGATGGACATTGCTTAGTCCTATGCATAtggggaggaaaggattagcctcaggcaagtagggaggcagggattagcctcatgcaagtatggaggcaaggattagcctcatggagtcaaggattagactcatgcaaatagggaggtagggattagcctcaggcAAGTATAGAGTCAGGGATTAGaatcatgcaaatagggaggcatggattagcctcatgcaagtatggaggcagggattagcctcatggagtcatggaggcaaggattagcctcatgcagatttggaggcaaggattagcctcatgcaaatgtggaggcagggattagcctcatgccaatgtggaggcaaggattagccttatgcaaatatggagtcagggattagactcctgcggatagggaggcagggattagccacatgcaagtatggaggcaaggattagcctcatgcaaatatggagtcagggattagactcatgcaaataaggaggcagggattagccttatgaaaatatggaggcagggattagcctcatggagtcaaggattagactcatgcaaatagggaggtagggattagcctcatgcaagtatggagtcaaggattagactcatgcaaatagagaggcaagtattagccttatgcaaatagagaggtagggattagactcatgcaaatagagaggtagggattagcctcatgaaagtatGGAgccagggattagactcatgcaaatattgaGTCagagattagtctcatgcaaagagtaAGTAGCAAGTAAGGGTAGTGTATATCTTAACTGGAGATATATTCAGTGTCTGGTGGCCTGGTAGATAGTAATCTTTCTAAGTGCatatatttttggatgttatcaTTATGTCAGGTGTTCCTGCatttaaagaaaaattgtaagttttgtgaggggaggttggttcgtgctttgTCTACCGGCCCTGCTTTGCTCCGTTCTAAAAGCCCTTTCGAGTTCTCCTGGGTAACACCTGAATGTTATagaaatagagttttcaaaaaatatacaaTTGTTGATAaataaatagagttattttagaaacgtattgatatataAAGTAATTTTAAATGAACTAGTGATTAGAACAAATCTCAACGGCATTGCAGCTTTtttatattggaattttgaggatcctacTCAAAATTCTACCACATTTTGGTGGATGATCTTTGATCGTTTGCAGATAATGGGCTTTAGTGAACCTTCTTTGTAATTTTTTGAGATTCCTTCtccgtctgaattgattggcttcggccagatttctccgtccatttctgcaagtatgagtgctcctcctgtcagcaccctgtgaaccatgtacggaccttgctagttgggagagaatttccctttggcttcatcttgatgtgggaagattttcttcaataccagctgccctggtgcaaattgccttggtttaacccttttgttgaaagctctgtaCATTATTTTCTAATAAAGTTGGATgtgacacactgcgttcattctctttccatctataagggtcAGTTGTttatagcggctccttatccactctgcatcgctaagttcagcttcttgtatgattcttaaagaaaaaATCtttacctcggctgggatgacatcCTCGGTAACATAAACCAGCacgtagggagttgccccagttgatgtacgAAATGTGGTGTGGTATCCAAATAAAGCataaggtaacttctcatgccattgtttgtggttctccaccattttccttagtatcatCTTGATctttttgttggcagcttctactgatccattcatttgaggtctgtagaccatggaattcttgtgcttgattttgaaagattcacacatagctttcatcagatcactgttgagattggtggCGTTGTCAGTAATGATGGAATCGGGAACTCCAATTTGGCTGACAATACGATTCTTGGCAAAATctacgatgactttcttggttacagattTGTAAGATGTagtttctacccattttgtgaaataatcaatggctaccagaatgaacctgtgtccgtttgaagcagtgggctcaatcagaccaataacatccattcccctgGCGGTGAATGGCCAAggagagcttgttgcattgatCTTGTTTGGCGGCACTATTATCATTTCGGCATGCACCTAGCATTAAAAGCATTTGCgcacatactggatgcaatccgtttccattgttatccaaaagtaacaggCCCTAAGTAGCTTCTTAGTcaagatgaaaccattcatgtgtagGCCACATATCCCAGCATGTACatcctcaagtagtttagaagcttCCTTCGCGTTGAcataccttagtaaacccaaatcagaaGTTCTTATGCAAAAATTTCCTCCGTTGTCGAAGAAGTGATTCGATAGTCTCCGGAGTGTGCATCTCTGAGTGTGATTTCCATGCTTTGGGTATTCTCCCTTCAataaatactctttgatgtcatggaaccaaggttttccatccgcctcttcttcaacatggttataatatgccggctgattatggatctttaccggaatgggatcaatataattcttatctagATGTTGAATCATAAATGATAAGGTGGCCAAtgcgtcggcaaactcattctgaattctgggtacATGTCAGAATtttatctttgtgaacctctttctccattcctgcacatagtgcagatatgtcaatatcttggaattcttggtggcacACTCTTCTTGTacttggtgcacaagcaaatctgaatctccgatcaccaGCAaatcctgaatgttcatgtcaactgCCTTGTTGAGTTGTagtatacaggcttcatactctgccatgttgttggtgcagagaAATCTGTGTTTAGCAGAtatcggataatgctgacccgtttCTAATTCCAAAACTGCTCTAATGCCCactcttttaaaatttgtggctccatcgaagaacatcctccaaccatcatatgcttTGGTAATGTCTTCCCCaacgaatgacacttcttcatttggaaaatatgttttcaaaggttcgtgTGCTCCTCCCACcgaattttcagcaaggtgatctgccaatgcttgtcctttgaccgccttttgagttacgtagatgatatcgaattcactcaacaatatctgccatttggccaactttccaGTCGGCATGGATTTCttgaatatgtacttcagagggtccatcctggatatgagctATGTAGTGTAGGCATGAAAGTAATGCCTCAAATTTTGAGTTGTCTAGGTCAAAACATAGCAAGTGTGTTCAAGAAGAGAGTACTGTGCtttgtaaggtgtgaacttcttgctcaagtagtatatgTCATGATTTTTCTTCCTTGTCTCGTTAttttgtcccaaaacacatccgaaggctccatttaatacagatagatagagtagtaAAGGTCGTCTTGGTTCTGGCAgaaccagaactggtggtgtggataggtactccttgatcttatcaaaagctttctgacaatcctatgtccagcttgtttcggcatccttcctcagcatcttgaagatgggttcacatatgactgtcgattgtgctatgaagcgactgatatagttgagacatcctaggaagctcatcacatcctttttgcttttaggtggtggtaactcctgaatagctttgactttagatggatccagctCAATCCatcgacgactgacaatgaatcccaataattttcttGTGGGAACCCCGAAtccacattttgcggggttcagtttcaacttGTAGCTCCTTAGCCTGCCAAAAAACTTTCTCAAgcctgctatgtgatctgcggccctcttggatttgataatgacatcgtccacatacacctctatttctttgtgtatcatatcatgaaagatggttgtcatggccctcatgtaagtggccccatcATTCTTCAAattgaatggcatcatcttgtaacaatatacaccACATGGTTTAATAAAAGctatcttctctgcatcttcttcatccatccaaatctggtgataaccccgAAGCAATCTACAagggattggagttcatgcttggcgcaattatcgatcaggatgtgtatattcggcagtAAGAAATCATcattgggacttgctttgtttaaatcccgatagtcaacacatactttgacattcccatccttctttggaactggcacaatgttgccTAACCAGGTTGGAtgttcaaccaccctgagaactttggctttgatctacttggtaacttcctccttgattttcaggttcatgtctggtttgaactttctgagtttctattttactggcagacacatgggattagtaggcaacttgtgagccactatggaagtgctcaaacctTTTacgtcatcatatgaccaagcgaaaatgtcctcatattcttttaggaaacgaatgtactcttccttctctatcggtgacaagtgaatgctgatgcaggTCTTCTTGACGATCTcggcatctcccaaatttactacttcggtctcgtccagattggacttaggcttattctcaaaattttcaacctccctgatgatttcctcgggtatctcatcttcttcctctgaatcactattctcatgttgcgttgcctcattacatgtcacaatcactggttcatcaagaaaagtaatagtaatgctgtagaaaagaaaaatgtaaagatagtagtgaataatagagcaaatgcatttgattaaaacttaaaaaaattGTCCAGACAAAGTACAGCTCGATGAATCAAGCAttcattttgaaacaagtaaaacttaaaacaaaaataCGGGAAATCTTgaatgcctagaatggcttatagaagtaaattctgccaagatacccagggactcggcgggctcgggatggtgtggcgatCCAATTCCTTAGAACGgatcccttctccacagtctgaatagcGAGGCCttattcctcctcctcctcaattatggcaccgcagtccatgtcctcgtcctccaagaacaaattcttcaacccagctagtgcttcttcttctgctgtCCCCCATATTATATCAGCCTgttgaaaagcttgttccaaatgtggcactggttgctcaagagggtaatagaGTCCACGCCATGGTGGCAACCAATCATTGTACTATTTCTATATATACTGGTAtctgagcccaaaggtggtaccataagttttcagctgtattggtttggtgataccttggaggttctctCCCaatcctttgccgggttcatatctaGACAATGCTAGTAgtctttctattttgttactctacCACTTATCCTTATCGACGACATtgacccgttcgatgtgatgataggtttcccctcctagccttcttctatgtccaatagccgggatggtttgactagtgtagatggggttacttccatctccttgaatgattacctcctaccGGTTCCATTAtaacttcacggcttgatgtagtgtggaaggcacgactCCAGCGACATGTATCCATGGccggcccaacaaaagattatatgaggctagtATGTCAAGCATTTgaaattcaacatcgaaccaagttgtccccatctgcaagcaaatgttgatttccccgatcgtggccctctgggACCTATTAAAAGCCTTCACATTTATGTTTCCTGCATGTATCTCATGGAAACCtctgtccaaccttttcagagtgtccaatggacaaatattaggctcgaacctccatcaaccaagaccctagcaatgaacttgtcttcaaattacaccgtaatatgcaatgctTGATTGTGATTCAGTCCCTCggggtggtagctcatcttcatggaagatgatcttatgactttttagcacttgcccaaccatgttggccattgcTCCGCCGATGATGTTATTAGGTACATAAGCCTCTCTCAACACTTTCATTAAGGCGTTCTTGTATGCCTCTAAATTCTACAATAGTGATAGGATaaatatctgagcagggactttttTCAGATGGTCAATAATAGAGTACTCCTTtacctgtactttcctccacaggtcatctggcccggtctcaatgataggctgcctagtagtgaCCTTCTTACTTGAACCTCCTAGGTGTTCAGGTTTATAGACTCTTCTGgatctagtcattccttgtgcagcatcagattcctctaccttggccttcccttttgccgagcctcggcaacataatcccagggtattgcttttgagttgaatggggttGGGGTTGATACTatcacagtgaaaggtgtgaccacttttACTTCAAATGTAGTGGGGGTGGCTGCGGGTGGAGCCACTTCCACCTCAAATGTAAGTGATGCAGTTACCTTAACCTTGattggtgcctgagtctgaaccacaataggagtaagtgtggctgcaaccttaaagtcatcgccttctcaaaTAAGCCTGATCGACCCCCCAGGGTCCAAGTCTTTATTTCTCTCTATCACATATACATtatcacctctgtgatcagggaggggattattGCGAAAATTAGGTGCGGCTTTCTTTGCTTGTATGAACTTGTTATCAATTAGCGTCTGGATTTTATCCTTCAATATTTGGCACTCagcaatggtgtgccctttcataccggaatggtacgcacaagttttttTAGGATTGatccattgggatggattttctaatgccacagcgggaacaTGAGTGATGTAACCCgtgactttcaacctttcatataactggtcgatgggttcagcaatggcggtgtattgtagGGGTGGCTTGTAGTTGAAGTTgagtcttggtcttggataattttggtttgatggtggtgattggaaatgggatggttgctgagttataggtgtgatagacaatggctggttgggaatatctgggagatgacaGTTGATATGTAGGtagtgatgcttggtatgtggctggaggtgtctgatatgtgggtggaggtgtttgatatatgggtggaggtgtctgataggtgagtggagattttgggccctgggacaccattactgccccaacatctctcttcttcaatatgccacctgattgtagtgccttattcgtTACTTGTAGTGCCTCGAAGATCGTTACCATctcgctcttgattccttcttcgattctttctcagagtttgatgatgtcagagaatttgtgattttcgataaccatcaacctctcataatattgtagATCTTGTGCCctaacgaagaatttattcatatgttcttcgtccaaagaaggactgaccttggccgcttccaaCCTCCAATGAGTAGCGTATTCACGGAAAGTCTAAGTAGGTTtattcttaagattctgaatgtagaaaacatccgatgcattttttgtgttgaacctaaaccgcTCCATGAAATATGACGCCATGCTTACCTAATTGGACCATTTAttgggattttggctgatataACAAGACAAAGCATCCttagtaagactcctcataaagagcttcatctagatcttttcatctttcccgaccccgacaagcttgtcacaataggtccttagatgaaccctaggatcacctgtgccatcgaacatttcgaacttgggaggtttgtacccctctagcAAATCGACATCCGgatgtatgcacagatcttcatagttcaaaccttctattcctccgtcgccttcaacaccttgaacttggCTTGTTAAGTTCTTGAGTTCTTTAGtgatgtttttaatgagcaggtccttctcgaaAGATTACGGTGTATAGGAAAttggttgggtagagtgaggtacagtttccacatatatagggttgcttttaTGGGTGTCGGGGACTtaggtgtaatgatggtcattggtggagttttgggtatcgggaatgggttgtgctGTGTTTTGGAGAGTGtagtaagtggtggttggtgggtactgaatcggatgatgatgatgctgtggcggagttggtatcaACAGCCGATTGATATTTTGTTGTGGAGTtacgtattgatttggtgtggtaggattttggttttgtgtgttctagggaggtgctgggtttttagTGTTCCGTTGGTTGATGTCAGGGACATTCAgagtgagtgacaagtttgccaaattgtgaatctactcaagttctccttgtagttcCGGTATCTTTTGTTCTAGTCTCAAAACTAGATCATccggggccggagtactacggtcatctgaggtttctgcgttctcaatattttcctttcggataccacttaagtcgtccctttttgcctttccttttacctttgtgtttcttggaggaggaggagtaTGTGGAGGGCCTATGATCTAGTATGatacgctgatgaggccagtataaGTGAACCAacataaggggatgggaataatataaataaagaaaaaagaaaaaggtaacaagtcagtgaggatcctgaaatgtttgcagtatttaaacacatattacaAAAATGTAAATTCGcatttgggaacctcgttgtgcccgaggtaggcctagcgacaaataaatttggagaactttaaattCCAATAAattcttcatttcataatataaaaatagacgaatcccaaaatgacactaagacaataataaagtaagtcactactggcacttcgccttattacattttaggagaaagcaaataaatctagcctatttggccccagaaggaccttccccaaattCTATTTTCCGGATcccatcatatagatcccccagctCGCGCAGCCCCAGCAGCAAGTAGACACTGGCCTGATGTCCTCCTTCAGCTCATTCAGCATTCTGgaaattttcaatcctctttatgactttaccttccaactccactattcctcgctccagatattccagtttcctattggaagtgactgccatttacttccattcctcgatcaacatcacattcctctcatgtatttctcaGTGCTCGTTcacagagtcgtggaccctcttgcgcagcctaTTATATTTGACTTGAGCCTCAGCTTCTTCATATGTGATCCTATTCCCTCAATCAGTTTCTGGCATCACCATCCCCTTCATATTATCTTCCAACCATGCTGGGTAGAGAGGCTCACACCCTgtatgatacctgtctggctcaacgatgttcttttccacaatgattttgcaatGC
Coding sequences within:
- the LOC138879367 gene encoding uncharacterized protein — encoded protein: MDPLKYIFKKSMPTGKLAKWQILLSEFDIIYVTQKAVKGQALADHLAENSVGGAHEPLKTYFPNEEVSFVGEDITKAYDGWRMFFDGATNFKRVGIRAVLELETGQHYPISAKHRFLCTNNMAEYEACILQLNKAVDMNIQDLLVIGDSDLLVHQVQEECATKNSKILTYLHYVQEWRKRFTKIKF